The Hypomesus transpacificus isolate Combined female chromosome 3, fHypTra1, whole genome shotgun sequence genome has a window encoding:
- the pabpc4 gene encoding polyadenylate-binding protein 4 isoform X1: MSTATEGSYPMASLYVGDLHPDITEAMLYEKFSPAGPVLSIRVCRDMITRRSLGYAYVNFSQPADAERALDTMNFDVVKGKPIRIMWSQRDPSLRKSGVGNVFIKNLDKTIDNKALYDTFSAFGNILSCKVVCDENGSKGYAFVHFETQDAADRAIEKMNGMLLNDRKVFVGRFKSRKEREAELGAKAKEFTNVYIKNFGDDMNDDRLKEMFDKYGKTLSVKVMMDHGGKSRGFGFVSYEKHEDANRAVEEMNGTEFNGKMVFVGRAQKKMERQAELKRKFEQIKQERISRYQGVNLYIKNLDDTIDDEKLRKEFSPFGSITSAKVMLEEGRSKGFGFVCFSSPEEATKAVTEMNGRIVGSKPLYVALAQRKEERKAHLTNQYMQRIAGMRAMPANAIINQFQPASGYFMPAVPQAQNRTTYYAPNQLAQMRPNPRWQQQGGRGQGGFQGLPNSLRQPGPRANLRHLAPNASAQGPRGMPPGAGQAMGPRPSSLPTPRAMPPYKYATSVRNTNPQVVQPIALQQTQPAVHVQGQEPLTSSMLAAAPPQEQKQMLGERLFPLIQAMHPSLAGKITGMLLEIDNSELLHMLESHESLRSKVEEAVAVLQAHQAKKDATQKVGVIPATAAATTS, encoded by the exons ATGAGCACAGCGACTGAGGGGAGTTATCCAATGGCTTCTCTTTATGTTGGCGATCTGCACCCCGATATCACGGAGGCTATGCTGTATGAGAAATTCAGCCCAGCCGGACCAGTCCTGTCTATCCGAGTATGTCGTGATATGATCACCCGGCGCTCTCTTGGATATGCCTATGTCAATTTCTCTCAGCCCGCTGACG CGGAGAGAGCCCTGGACACCATGAACTTTGATGTGGTGAAAGGGAAGCCAATCAGAATAATGTGGTCTCAACGAGACCCCTCCCTCAGGAAGTCTGGAGTGGGCAACGTGTTCATCAAGAACTTGGACAAAACCATTGACAACAAAGCACTTTACGACACCTTCTCTGCTTTTGGCAACATCCTTTCTTGCAAG GTGGTGTGTGATGAAAACGGATCCAAGGGCTATGCCTTTGTGCACTTCGAGACACAGGACGCCGCCGACCGGGCCATCGAGAAGATGAACGGCATGCTTCTGAACGACCGCAAGGT GTTCGTAGGACGCTTCAAGTCTcggaaggaaagagaggctgAGCTTGGTGCCAAAGCCAAGGAGTTCACCAACGTCTATATTAAGAACTTTGGGGACGATATGAATGATGACCGGCTGAAGGAAATGTTTGACAAATACG GTAAAACACTCAGTGTAAAAGTAATGATGGACCACGGCGGCAAATCCAGAGGCTTTGGGTTTGTGAGCTATGAGAAACACGAGGACGCTAACCGG GCTGTTGAGGAGATGAACGGCACAGAATTCAACGGCAAGATGGTGTTTGTGGGACGTGCTCAGAAGAAGATGGAGCGTCAGGCTGAGCTGAAAAGGAAGTTTGAGCAGATAAAACAGGAGAGGATTAGCCGTTACCAG GGTGTTAACCTTTACATTAAGAACCTGGACGACACCATTGATGATGAGAAACTACGCAAGGAGTTCTCTCCATTTGGGTCCATCACAAGTGCCAAG GTCATGCTGGAGGAGGGCCGTTCCAAGGGGTTCggttttgtgtgtttctcctccCCTGAGGAGGCCACCAAGGCGGTGACTGAGATGAATGGGCGCATTGTGGGCTCCAAACCCCTCTATGTGGCCCTGGCCCAGCGCAAGGAGGAACGCAAAGCCCACCTGACCAACCAGTATATGCAGCGCATCGCTGGCATGAGAGCCATGCCAGCCAACGCCATCATCAACCAGTTCCAGCCTGCCAGCGGCTACTTCATGCCAGCAGTGccacag GCCCAGAACAGGACAACCTACTATGCACCCAATCAGCTGGCCCAGATGCGTCCCAACCCCCGCTGGCAGCAGCAGGGTGGCAGAggccaag GTGGCTTCCAGGGGTTGCCCAACTCACTGCGCCAACCCGGTCCACGAGCCAACCTGCGACACCTAGCTCCCAATGCTAGTGCCCAGGGCCCACGAGGTATGCCCCCAG GCGCTGGCCAGGCCATGGGACctcgtccctcctccctccctaccccacGTGCTATGCCTCCCTACAAGTACGCCACAAGCGTGCGCAACACCAACCCCCAAGTGGTGCAGCCAATTGCCCTTCAGCAG ACTCAGCCTGCCGTGCATGTGCAGGGCCAGGAGCCTCTCACATCATCCATGCTGGCCGCCGCTCCACCCCAGGAGCAGAAGCAGATGCTCG gGGAGCGTCTGTTCCCCCTGATCCAGGCCATGCACCCCAGCTTGGCAGGAAAGATTACTGGGATGCTCCTGGAGATTGACAACTCAGAGCTGCTTCACATGCTTGAGTCACACGAATCTCTGCGCTCCAAG GTGGAGGAGGCCGTTGCAGTACTTCAGGCCCATCAGGCAAAGAAGGACGCCACCCAGAAAGTAGGAGTCATCCCTGCAACTGCTGCTGCCACCACCTCCTGA
- the pabpc4 gene encoding polyadenylate-binding protein 4 isoform X2, with amino-acid sequence MSTATEGSYPMASLYVGDLHPDITEAMLYEKFSPAGPVLSIRVCRDMITRRSLGYAYVNFSQPADAERALDTMNFDVVKGKPIRIMWSQRDPSLRKSGVGNVFIKNLDKTIDNKALYDTFSAFGNILSCKVVCDENGSKGYAFVHFETQDAADRAIEKMNGMLLNDRKVFVGRFKSRKEREAELGAKAKEFTNVYIKNFGDDMNDDRLKEMFDKYGKTLSVKVMMDHGGKSRGFGFVSYEKHEDANRAVEEMNGTEFNGKMVFVGRAQKKMERQAELKRKFEQIKQERISRYQGVNLYIKNLDDTIDDEKLRKEFSPFGSITSAKVMLEEGRSKGFGFVCFSSPEEATKAVTEMNGRIVGSKPLYVALAQRKEERKAHLTNQYMQRIAGMRAMPANAIINQFQPASGYFMPAVPQAQNRTTYYAPNQLAQMRPNPRWQQQGGRGQGGFQGLPNSLRQPGPRANLRHLAPNASAQGPRGAGQAMGPRPSSLPTPRAMPPYKYATSVRNTNPQVVQPIALQQTQPAVHVQGQEPLTSSMLAAAPPQEQKQMLGERLFPLIQAMHPSLAGKITGMLLEIDNSELLHMLESHESLRSKVEEAVAVLQAHQAKKDATQKVGVIPATAAATTS; translated from the exons ATGAGCACAGCGACTGAGGGGAGTTATCCAATGGCTTCTCTTTATGTTGGCGATCTGCACCCCGATATCACGGAGGCTATGCTGTATGAGAAATTCAGCCCAGCCGGACCAGTCCTGTCTATCCGAGTATGTCGTGATATGATCACCCGGCGCTCTCTTGGATATGCCTATGTCAATTTCTCTCAGCCCGCTGACG CGGAGAGAGCCCTGGACACCATGAACTTTGATGTGGTGAAAGGGAAGCCAATCAGAATAATGTGGTCTCAACGAGACCCCTCCCTCAGGAAGTCTGGAGTGGGCAACGTGTTCATCAAGAACTTGGACAAAACCATTGACAACAAAGCACTTTACGACACCTTCTCTGCTTTTGGCAACATCCTTTCTTGCAAG GTGGTGTGTGATGAAAACGGATCCAAGGGCTATGCCTTTGTGCACTTCGAGACACAGGACGCCGCCGACCGGGCCATCGAGAAGATGAACGGCATGCTTCTGAACGACCGCAAGGT GTTCGTAGGACGCTTCAAGTCTcggaaggaaagagaggctgAGCTTGGTGCCAAAGCCAAGGAGTTCACCAACGTCTATATTAAGAACTTTGGGGACGATATGAATGATGACCGGCTGAAGGAAATGTTTGACAAATACG GTAAAACACTCAGTGTAAAAGTAATGATGGACCACGGCGGCAAATCCAGAGGCTTTGGGTTTGTGAGCTATGAGAAACACGAGGACGCTAACCGG GCTGTTGAGGAGATGAACGGCACAGAATTCAACGGCAAGATGGTGTTTGTGGGACGTGCTCAGAAGAAGATGGAGCGTCAGGCTGAGCTGAAAAGGAAGTTTGAGCAGATAAAACAGGAGAGGATTAGCCGTTACCAG GGTGTTAACCTTTACATTAAGAACCTGGACGACACCATTGATGATGAGAAACTACGCAAGGAGTTCTCTCCATTTGGGTCCATCACAAGTGCCAAG GTCATGCTGGAGGAGGGCCGTTCCAAGGGGTTCggttttgtgtgtttctcctccCCTGAGGAGGCCACCAAGGCGGTGACTGAGATGAATGGGCGCATTGTGGGCTCCAAACCCCTCTATGTGGCCCTGGCCCAGCGCAAGGAGGAACGCAAAGCCCACCTGACCAACCAGTATATGCAGCGCATCGCTGGCATGAGAGCCATGCCAGCCAACGCCATCATCAACCAGTTCCAGCCTGCCAGCGGCTACTTCATGCCAGCAGTGccacag GCCCAGAACAGGACAACCTACTATGCACCCAATCAGCTGGCCCAGATGCGTCCCAACCCCCGCTGGCAGCAGCAGGGTGGCAGAggccaag GTGGCTTCCAGGGGTTGCCCAACTCACTGCGCCAACCCGGTCCACGAGCCAACCTGCGACACCTAGCTCCCAATGCTAGTGCCCAGGGCCCACGAG GCGCTGGCCAGGCCATGGGACctcgtccctcctccctccctaccccacGTGCTATGCCTCCCTACAAGTACGCCACAAGCGTGCGCAACACCAACCCCCAAGTGGTGCAGCCAATTGCCCTTCAGCAG ACTCAGCCTGCCGTGCATGTGCAGGGCCAGGAGCCTCTCACATCATCCATGCTGGCCGCCGCTCCACCCCAGGAGCAGAAGCAGATGCTCG gGGAGCGTCTGTTCCCCCTGATCCAGGCCATGCACCCCAGCTTGGCAGGAAAGATTACTGGGATGCTCCTGGAGATTGACAACTCAGAGCTGCTTCACATGCTTGAGTCACACGAATCTCTGCGCTCCAAG GTGGAGGAGGCCGTTGCAGTACTTCAGGCCCATCAGGCAAAGAAGGACGCCACCCAGAAAGTAGGAGTCATCCCTGCAACTGCTGCTGCCACCACCTCCTGA
- the LOC124466415 gene encoding uncharacterized protein LOC124466415 — MENVIPSMENVIPSMENFIPSMENVNDFVLTDAEGDSFMKGMDLVSYGWTPLDLIASFTEPQRKQSSGRSKVPRKSVHSSYRLTGQGFQPKAKDPILNKLTLIENSHDIGDDGLVLVKMENVEPEVHGRAADDSNSVVRSKLQLSRVVDGSQTLSYKEEVRRPGRRGLTTFKMEGKAQQKGLQGKGLALSFVDILRKLDKAE; from the exons ATGGAAAATGTCATCCCATCCATGGAAAATGTCATCCCATCCATGGAAAATTTCATCCCATCCATGGAAAATGTCAACGACTTTGTACTGACAGATGCAGAGGGGGACAGTTTCATGAAGGGAATGGATCTTGTCAGTTATGGATGGACACCACTGGATCTGATAGCATCTTTCACAGAGCCGCAAAGAAAGCAATCAAGTGGCAGATCTAAGGTTCCTCGTAAGAGTGTGCACTCCTCCTACAGACTGACAGGACAGGGCTTTCAACCAAAGGCAAAGGACCCCATTCTGAATAAGCTGACCCTGATTGAGAACAGCCACGATATTGGAGACGATGGTCTAGTTCTGGTGAAAATGGAGAATGTAGAGCCTGAGGTACATGGAAGAGCAGCAGATGACTCCAATTCAGTGGTGAGGTCAAAGCTGCAGCTGTCTCGAGTGGTTGATGGCTCCCAGACATTGAGCTATAAGGAAGAAGTAAGGCGCCCTGGACGAAGAGGGCTGACAACATTTAAAATGGAGGGCAAGGCTCAACAAAAGGGGCTGCAAGGAAAGGGTCTGGCTTTGTCTTTTGTGGATATACTGAG GAAATTGGACAAGGCTGAATAG
- the zpcx gene encoding zona pellucida protein C: MFHTISHRLNVPAASWIHPEESNLYYRGQIVQLQAAATVDPHQSLFIQTCFVSVFADPDARPRLGVIVNKGCTASVGSEHAVVAQFVAFRRHDAVNLILDTSNLQTEVYLHCSVIISDKGVTTYSKCCNYNDLKSRWVELNGNFDVCSCCGSKCKGSSSRNIHIAAKAVVSSGLLIIADRPILEPQSVVHEPDHSCSPMETRFVQSDSSDPGASAQMSSSAIHGAPAPTGVAVSGDSFSVAGQS, from the exons ATGTTTCACACAATTAGTCATCGGTTGAATGTTCCTGCAGCATCCTGGATCCATCCAGAAGAATCAAACCTTTACTATAGAGGCCAGATTGTGCAACTGCAGGCAGCAGCCACAGTAGACCCTCATCAGAGCCTTTTCATCCAGACCTGTTTCGTCTCTGTGTTCGCCGACCCAGACGCTCGTCCAAGACTTGGGGTCATAGTAAACAAGGG GTGCACAGCATCTGTGGGGTCAGAGCATGCTGTGGTGGCTCAGTTTGTGGCGTTCAGGCGACATGATGCTGTCAATTTAATTCTCGACACCTCAAACCTACAAACAGAG GTGTACCTACACTGTAGCGTAATCATCTCTGACAAGGGTGTGACCACTTATTCAAAATGCTGCAACTACAATGACTTAAAATCCAG ATGGGTGGAGCTGAATGGGAATTTTGATGTGTGCAGTTGTTGTGGCTCTAAGTGCAAAGGCTCTTCTAGTAGGAACATTCATATTG CTGCCAAGGCAGTGGTCAGCTCTGGTCTGCTGATTATTGCGGACAGACCCATCCTTGAGCCTCAGTCTGTTGTCCATGAGCCTGACCACTCCTGCAGTCCTATGGAAACCAGATTTGTGCAGTCTGATTCCAGTGATCCAGGTGCATCTGCTCAGATGAGCTCTTCTGCCATACATGGAGCCCCAGCACCTACAGGTGTGGCAGTATCAGGTGACTCCTTCTCAG TTGCAGGTCAAAGCTAA
- the tmem54a gene encoding transmembrane protein 54a — protein MVNSGVCCASLKDSKALMKMGLGLVLVGHVNFLLGALVHGAVLRYVNVHPHPRRIRTYAVANVISLMAGLVGIIAGIAAIVLSKNKKNKIMMWFLLVVSFLAGLLASASIVGLFWAMVRAILYRGQSLLAHCKFPDAIGYSSITNECPFDPTRIYGTTVILWVPLILMCVVEVVFSGRCFAVCTFFLRFCRKKAVNAKKVRIGRSVEMSSSPPELEPEMPEPEPQPAEQHELLGPDSPNELSDWV, from the exons ATGGTAAACTCAG GTGTGTGCTGTGCCAGCCTGAAGGACAGCAAAGCCCTGATGAAgatgggtctgggcctggtacTGGTGGGTCATGTTAACTTCCTGCTGGGAGCGTTGGTACACGGTGCAGTGCTTCGGTACGTCAACGTGCACCCCCATCCCCGTCGCATCCGGACATATGCTGTCGCAAATGTGATTTCCTTGATGGCAGGCCTAGTG GGCATCATAGCTGGAATAGCAGCTATTGTTCTCTccaaaaacaagaaaaacaagatTATG ATGTGGTTCTTGTTGGTGGTCAGCTTCCTGGCAGGCCTCCTGGCTTCGGCCTCCATTGTTGGGCTGTTCTGGGCCATGGTAAGGGCCATCCTGTATCGTGGACAAAGCCTGCTGGCACACTGCAAATTCCCTGATGCCATCGGCTACTCCAGCATAACAAACGAGTGCCCTTTTGACCCAACCCGTATTTAT GGGACCACTGTGATCCTGTGGGTGCCTCTCATCCTGATGTGTGTGGTGGAAGTGGTGTTCTCTGGACGCTGCTTTGCAGTCTGCACATTTTTCCTACGGTTCTGTAGAAAGAAGGCAGTCAATGCCAAAAAG GTGCGGATAGGCAGATCTGTTGAAatgtcctcatctcctccagagTTAGAACCAGAAATGCCAGAACCTGAACCCCAGCCAGCAGAACAGCATGAGCTGCTGGGGCCAGACTCCCCTAACGAATTGAGTGACTGGGTCTGA